The following proteins come from a genomic window of Anabas testudineus chromosome 3, fAnaTes1.2, whole genome shotgun sequence:
- the tp53bp1 gene encoding TP53-binding protein 1 isoform X1 gives MDPGGSELDSSLPQPENPCLIVEDSQPDSVALEDDPESSYRALLARRLSSLQPTARSPVLELISSPLGSRCSQTDSQSESSESNNQVKSGTLTATNPSSASQEQSQVLHICLPPNKRKCATDDADMDSRADSTTHCIQSEEGTSQLGFLELSQSQDLRGEVVNSQVEDNNIAIPQPDSERCAKIAEKNISSVSQDNKSVRSEVSSSSSSASPGQSGRQLSVQVLLHSQGLQVSSEQDQQDCEILSSQEDLFDADKTGAAVDSTVSEPEQQGHPTPTPAHTLRLLHLSGQGTLVQESLSQSSVDYVAPTPDNFTHTPLIVPSSPTGPENEHGADEPMDTSLPPEDRAVEKEEEPMETEAVSKPHPSASTPVSQNSPGFVLERTLSLPSQPEFSHDVFVPTQSQENPQQSNKKASLSHEPQSQHLESVSFTMPLQLSENTESSSLAQQTSEQIEDSQATQIEELEDPPGVDTSDSVISRCNQRCESNGVSSESQTATSSKASVSAASPKHCSECAKVEQPNLSRKSDLHKKTTLNLQNVNVIDSKTDGKDVSSADTVSCSQTKFDSIDLTVNSCVQETPSDTTPCSLASQSVISQTSAVNVVKSSVDVGEGTAKGQTGESLSQRCGNVGNTKTDRDTVHESEQGVVEEEEEVVMEEAEEDVTGGGGASGMALVLSQSQLLSPEPMEGDEDQEEDSVIMVTDSERESQMLQKDVTPQSKANDAEPVRSKVSPSTNGHESRPHVKEVNTAPDRLSQAEKAVPEPAVLKDKSLSDSSGEISFHFTLPKEGELIGPAVGATPPLINQLKQTLRHSTPIEISSFSEKSDVVGDVSADVTMAASDIVSGESGEDTAERGDGKLSLRMKLVTPVEEGSSERFSLQKPSLSEDDGSIVKANTVSKAVSSSPSVFSRVRQVHRQHESEEDSQPGGNSAPVRGELFCSPQRNSQASSMGCNSFPNSQSELSQQEISAAPQQNPKDTPGPADQSNERHGPPEAPEPPTSNRSDARLKLVSQQTFDNTVTSSPSNKLRQRTVSQQTSFDAPGLRSPAGRGEPDSPSFRRTAGPVHRRHVHTIQEVRTTVTRIITDVYYEDGKEVERKVTEECEEPVVDYQVLDSNISPSRTGNSSVTSGDLGDISSLSSKASSLQHSSGGTSSSTGLIRPEFILPPGRGPKSISPRRGGGHQQRGHRGQRAGSMVTKGRGYGTLGSRAFIPLTPRGRARRGRPPSRSSPSRGGGAGSLQRLGAHGQPLSSSEDEPYTRMLPPRLPISPSLIELPSHSDSLRSSPEEASSVGSSFVGLRVVAKWSSNGYFYSGRIIKDAGEGRYRLRFDDGYECEVAGKDILLCDPIPLETEVTALLEDEYFSIGVVKGHKTEGQELFYNVEREGQRQWYNRTSVILSLEQGNRLREQHSLGPYEPSTPLTKASDISLDNLVEGKRRRRGNSGGQNTPNRSSSSSPRTPRTPGPSGKRKLLNSEDVRTPSKRGRRGAGARAAQRIGVCNTSGSGTDLPGQSCDVAESHGPLPQNASLFMGFAFMLTASSESDRLTNKLSSDDEEADYVQTGPYNKAYTESQLQAGGGFILPNFNEEQCKAAYQSLLIADQHCRTRKYLLCLASGVPCVSHIWVRDCCKENKLLNYRNYLLPAGVGSDDAIIEWHPRCSPFKALRVLLVFEKPVELWAQLITMGGGSSVRHFQAEKDGSAADIPAGKYDVVVTDHTCPPSLVNNVTSQEVPLVSPEWLIQSLICGERLGFSSKPQFHHDYSS, from the exons ATGGATCCCGGAGGAAGTGAACTGGACTCCAGCCTGCCTCAGCCCGAGAACCCGTGTTTGATCGTGGAGGACTCACAACCAGACAGCGTCGCTCTGGAAGACGACCCCGAGAGCAGCTACCGAGCCCTGCTGGCCCGCCGCCTGTCCAGTCTGCAGCCCACCGCCCGCAGCCCGGTTTTG GAACTGATCTCCTCACCGCTCGGAAGCAGATGTTCACAGActgacagccaatcagagagctcCGAGAGTAATAACCAGGTTAAATCTG GCACCCTCACAGCGACCAATCCCAGTTCAGCATCCCAGGAGCAAAGTCAAGTTCTGCACATCTGCCTTCCTCCAAACAAGAGAAA GTGTGCAACAGACGACGCTGATATGGATTCCAGAGCTGATTCTACCACACACTGCATTCAGTCGGAAG agGGAACTTCTCAGCTTGGTTTCCTCGAGCTTTCTCAGAGTCAGGATCTGCGTGGTGAAGTGGTGAACAGTCAGGTGGAGGACAACAACATTGCCATCCCTCAGCCAGACAGTGAGAGATGCGCCAAAATAG CAGAAAAGAACATCAGCTCAGTGAGTCAGGACAACAAATCAGTGAG ATCGGAGGTGAGCTCCAGCAGCTCATCAGCTTCTCCAGGTCAGTCGGGGAGGCAGCTGAGTGTCCAGGTTCTGCTACATTCGCAGGGCCTTCAAGTTTCTAGTGAGCAGGACCAGCAGGACTGTGAGATCCTGTCGTCACAGGAGGACCTGTTTGATGCAGACAAGACAG GTGCTGCAGTAGACAGCACAGTGTCAGAGCCTGAGCAGCAGGGTCACCCCACCCCAACACCAGCCCACACCTTGCGACTGCTGCATCTGTCTGGACAGGGAACACTGGTGCAGGAAAGTCTATCCCA GAGCTCTGTTGATTACGTTGCCCCCACCCCAGACAACTTCACCCACACCCCTTTAATTGTTCCCAGCTCACCTACCGGACCAGAGAATGAACACG GTGCAGATGAACCGATGGATACTTCACTTCCCCCAGAAGATCGAGCAgtggaaaaggaggaagagcCAATGGAGACGGAGGCGGTCTCTAAGCCACACCCATCTGCTTCTACTCCTGTATCCCAGAATTCCCCTGGTTTTGTGTTGGAAAGGACTCTGTCTTTACCCTCACAGCCAGAATTCTCTCAT gACGTGTTTGTCCCAACACAGAGCCAGGAGAATCCACAACAGTCCAATAAGAAGGCATCATTATCTCATGAGCCACAGTCTCAGCATCTAGAGTCAGTTTCATTCACTATGCCTTTGCAACtctctgaaaacacagagagcagtaGCTTAGCTCAGCAGACCTCAGAGCAGATTGAGGACAGTCAGGCCACACAGATAGAGGAACTGGAAGATCCACCCGGTGTTGACACTAGCGACTCTGTGATTTCACGCTGCAATCAGAGGTGCGAGAGCAATGGCGTCTCCTCAGAATCACAAACTGCTACCAGCTCCAAAGCTTCCGTCTCTGCTGCATCACCAAAGCATTGCAGCGAATGTGCCAAGGTCGAGCAACCCAATCTGTCGCGAAAGTCAGATTTGCACAAAAAAACTACTTTGAATCTacaaaatgtgaatgtaataGACAGCAAGACTGACGGCAAAGATGTGAGCTCTGCTGACACGGTGTCTTGTTCTCAAACAAAGTTTGATTCCATCGACCTGACTGTTAACAGCTGTGTGCAAGAGACACCCTCAGACACTACACCCTGCAGTTTGGCTTCACAGTCTGTGATCTCTCAGACATCTGCTGTGAATGTTGTGAAGAGTTCTGTAGATGTAGGAGAAGGAACTGCGAAGGGTCAGACAGGAGAATCATTGTCACAGCGATGTGGAAATGTTGgtaacacaaagacagacagagacacggTGCATGAGAGTGAGCAGGGTGTggtagaagaggaggaggaggtggtgatggaggaggctgaggaggacgTCACAGGGGGAGGTGGGGCTTCAGGAATGGCTCTGGTTCTCTCCCAGAGCCAGCTGCTGTCTCCTGAGCCCATGGAGGGAGATGAAGACCAGGAAGAGGACAGCGTCATCATGGTTacagacagcgagagagagTCCCAGATGCTTCAGAAAGATGTGACACCACAGTCGAAAGCCAACGATGCCGAGCCAGTCAGAAGCAAAGTGTCCCCCTCCACTAACGGCCATGAATCCCGGCCTCATGTGAAGGAGGTAAACACAGCTCCTGATAGGCTCTCCCAGGCTGAGAAGGCAGTGCCTGAACCAGCGGTGCTCAAAGACAAGAGCCTCAGTGATAGCTCAGGAG AGATTTCCTTCCACTTCACCCTTCCTAAAGAAGGGGAGCTGATTGGTCCTGCTGTTGGTGCCACGCCTCCTCTGATCAACCAGCTGAAGCAGACGCTCAGACACAGCACTCCCATTG agaTCAGCTCCTTTTCTGAGAAGTCAGACGTGGTGGGTGATGTCTCTGCAGATGTGACCATGGCTGCCAGCGACATTGTGTCTGGGGAAAGTGGAGAGGACACAGCAGAAAGGGGAGATGGGAAGCTGAGTCTGAGGATGAAGCTGGTGACTCCTGTTGAAGAGGGCAGCTCAGAGCGCTTCAGCCTGCAGA AACCATCTCTATCAGAAGATGATGGATCTATTGTCAAGGCTAACACAGTTTCCAAGGCTGTAAGCAG CAGCCCATCAGTATTCAGTCGAGTCAGGCAGGTGCACAGACAGCACGAGTCAGAGGAAGACAGCCAGCCTGGAGGCAACAGCGCACCTGTCAG GGGGGAACTGTTCTGTTCACCGCAGAGGAACTCCCAGGCGTCATCAATGGGATGCAACAGCTTCCccaacagccaatcagagctttCACAACAGGAAATATCAGCAGCTCCGCAGCAGAACCCCAAGGACACCCCTGGACCTGCTGATCAGTCAAATGAGAGGCATGGACCACCTGAAGCTCCAGAGCCCCCCACCTCAAACAGATCAGATGCCAGGCTGAAGCTGGTTTCCCAGCAGACCTTTGACAACACCGTTACTTCCAGTCCGTCCAACAAG CTCCGTCAACGGACAGTCTCCCAGCAGACCAGCTTCGATGCACCGGGGCTGCGCTCCCCAGCTGGCAGG GGTGAACCAGACTCTCCGTCCTTTAGAAGAACAGCAGGTCCCGTCCACCGCAGACATGTTCACACCATCCAGGAAGTGCGGACCACCGTCACAAGGATCATCACAGATGTCTATTACGAAGACGGAAAAGAGGTGGAGCGCAAAGTCACTGAG GAGTGTGAGGAGCCGGTGGTGGACTACCAGGTATTAGACAGCAACATCTCTCCGTCCCGCACAGGCAACAGCTCCGTGACCTCTGGTGACCTTGGTGACATCAGCTCTCTGTCATCCAAAGCTTCCAGCCTGCAACACAGTTCAGGAGGAACCAGCAGTAGCACTGGCCTGATCCGGCCAGAGTTCATCTTGCCCCCCGGCCGAGGGCCTAAATCCATCAG TCCCAGAAGGGGAGGTGGGCATCAACAGAGGGGTCACAGGGGTCAAAGGGCAGGGTCAATGGTCACAAAGGGCAGAGGCTACGGCACCCTGGGGTCCCGTGCCTTCATCCCGCTGACCCCCAGAGGAAGGGCTAGAAGGGGTCGGCCCCCGTCTCGCTCCTCCCCGTCCAG GGGAGGAGGTGCTGGCTCACTACAGAGACTTGGAGCTCATGGTCAGCCACTGTCCTCCTCAGAGGATGAGCCCTACACCCGAATGCTCCCCCCACGCCTCCCCATCAGCCCCTCACTCATCGAGCTCCCCAGCCACTCCGACTCCCTTAGGTCATCTCCGGAGGAGGCGAGCTCAGTTGGAAGCAGCTTTGTCGGCCTGCGGGTGGTGGCTAAGTGGTCGTCCAACGGCTACTTCTACTCAGGCCGCATAATCAAAGACGCAGGGGAGGGCAGATACCGCCTGCGATTTGACGACGGCTACGAGTGCGAGGTGGCGGGGAAGGATATCCTGCTGTGTGATCCCATCCCCCTGGAGACGGAGGTCACCGCCCTGCTGGAGGACGAGTACTTCAGCATAG GTGTTGTGAAGGGCCATAAAACCGAGGGCCAGGAGCTGTTCTACAACGTGGAGAGGGAGGGCCAGAGGCAGTGGTACAACAGGACCTCAGTCATCCTGTCACTGGAGCAGGGAAACAGGCTGAGGGAACAGCACAGCCTCGGGCCATATGAGCCCTCCACTCCCCTGACCAAGGCCTCAGACATCAGCCTTG ACAACCTGGTGGAGGGGAAGCGGAGACGCAGAGGAAACTCTGGGGGTCAAAACACACCAAACcgcagctcctccagcagccCCAGGACCCCCAGGACCCCCGGGCCCTCCGGCAAGAGGAAGCTGCTGAACTCAGAGGATGTGCGGACGCCATCTAAGAGAGGCCGCAGGGGGGCGGGCGCCAGAGCCG CCCAGCGGATCGGTGTGTGTAACACCTCCGGCAGCGGCACAGATCTTCCTGGTCAGTCCTGTGATGTGGCAGAGAGTCATGGCCCTCTGCCCCAGAATGCGTCGCTCTTCATGGGCTTTGCCTTCATGCTAACAGCCTCGTCTGAGAGCGACCGACTGACCAACAAGCTCAGCAGCGACGATGAGGAGG CAGATTATGTGCAAACAGGTCCGTACAACAAGGCGTACACAGAGTCCCAGCTGCAGGCAGGTGGAGGCTTCATCCTGCCCAACTTCAACGAAGAACAG TGCAAAGCTGCCTACCAGAGCCTGCTCATTGCAGACCAGCACTGTCGTACCAGGAagtatttgctgtgtttggCCAGTGGTGTGCCATGTGTGTCACATATATGGGTGCGAGACTGCTGCAAAGAGAACAAGCTGCTGAACTACAGGAATTACCTGCTGCCTGCTGGTGTGGGGTCAGATGATGCTATCATCGAATG GCACCCGCGCTGCAGTCCGTTCAAAGCCCTGCGCGTCCTCCTCGTGTTTGAGAAGCCAGTGGAGCTTTGGGCACAGCTGATCACCATGGGTGGAGGTTCGTCTGTCCGACACTTCCAGGCAGAGAAGGACGGCTCCG ctGCAGACATTCCTGCTGGCAAGTATGACGTGGTGGTGACAGACCACACCTGTCCTCCGTCGCTGGTGAATAATGTGACATCACAGGAAGTACCGCTGGTGTCTCCTGAGTGGCTCATTCAGAGCCTCATCTGTGGGGAGCGGCTGGGTTTCAGTAGCAAGCCTCAGTTTCACCACGACTACTCCTCGTAA
- the tp53bp1 gene encoding TP53-binding protein 1 isoform X6 codes for MDPGGSELDSSLPQPENPCLIVEDSQPDSVALEDDPESSYRALLARRLSSLQPTARSPVLELISSPLGSRCSQTDSQSESSESNNQVKSGTLTATNPSSASQEQSQVLHICLPPNKRKCATDDADMDSRADSTTHCIQSEEGTSQLGFLELSQSQDLRGEVVNSQVEDNNIAIPQPDSERCAKIAEKNISSVSQDNKSVRSEVSSSSSSASPGQSGRQLSVQVLLHSQGLQVSSEQDQQDCEILSSQEDLFDADKTGAAVDSTVSEPEQQGHPTPTPAHTLRLLHLSGQGTLVQESLSQSSVDYVAPTPDNFTHTPLIVPSSPTGPENEHGADEPMDTSLPPEDRAVEKEEEPMETEAVSKPHPSASTPVSQNSPGFVLERTLSLPSQPEFSHDVFVPTQSQENPQQSNKKASLSHEPQSQHLESVSFTMPLQLSENTESSSLAQQTSEQIEDSQATQIEELEDPPGVDTSDSVISRCNQRCESNGVSSESQTATSSKASVSAASPKHCSECAKVEQPNLSRKSDLHKKTTLNLQNVNVIDSKTDGKDVSSADTVSCSQTKFDSIDLTVNSCVQETPSDTTPCSLASQSVISQTSAVNVVKSSVDVGEGTAKGQTGESLSQRCGNVGNTKTDRDTVHESEQGVVEEEEEVVMEEAEEDVTGGGGASGMALVLSQSQLLSPEPMEGDEDQEEDSVIMVTDSERESQMLQKDVTPQSKANDAEPVRSKVSPSTNGHESRPHVKEVNTAPDRLSQAEKAVPEPAVLKDKSLSDSSGEISFHFTLPKEGELIGPAVGATPPLINQLKQTLRHSTPIEISSFSEKSDVVGDVSADVTMAASDIVSGESGEDTAERGDGKLSLRMKLVTPVEEGSSERFSLQKPSLSEDDGSIVKANTVSKAVSSSPSVFSRVRQVHRQHESEEDSQPGGNSAPVRGELFCSPQRNSQASSMGCNSFPNSQSELSQQEISAAPQQNPKDTPGPADQSNERHGPPEAPEPPTSNRSDARLKLVSQQTFDNTVTSSPSNKGEPDSPSFRRTAGPVHRRHVHTIQEVRTTVTRIITDVYYEDGKEVERKVTEECEEPVVDYQVLDSNISPSRTGNSSVTSGDLGDISSLSSKASSLQHSSGGTSSSTGLIRPEFILPPGRGPKSISPRRGGGHQQRGHRGQRAGSMVTKGRGYGTLGSRAFIPLTPRGRARRGRPPSRSSPSRGGGAGSLQRLGAHGQPLSSSEDEPYTRMLPPRLPISPSLIELPSHSDSLRSSPEEASSVGSSFVGLRVVAKWSSNGYFYSGRIIKDAGEGRYRLRFDDGYECEVAGKDILLCDPIPLETEVTALLEDEYFSIGVVKGHKTEGQELFYNVEREGQRQWYNRTSVILSLEQGNRLREQHSLGPYEPSTPLTKASDISLDNLVEGKRRRRGNSGGQNTPNRSSSSSPRTPRTPGPSGKRKLLNSEDVRTPSKRGRRGAGARAAQRIGVCNTSGSGTDLPGQSCDVAESHGPLPQNASLFMGFAFMLTASSESDRLTNKLSSDDEEADYVQTGPYNKAYTESQLQAGGGFILPNFNEEQCKAAYQSLLIADQHCRTRKYLLCLASGVPCVSHIWVRDCCKENKLLNYRNYLLPAGVGSDDAIIEWHPRCSPFKALRVLLVFEKPVELWAQLITMGGGSSVRHFQAEKDGSAADIPAGKYDVVVTDHTCPPSLVNNVTSQEVPLVSPEWLIQSLICGERLGFSSKPQFHHDYSS; via the exons ATGGATCCCGGAGGAAGTGAACTGGACTCCAGCCTGCCTCAGCCCGAGAACCCGTGTTTGATCGTGGAGGACTCACAACCAGACAGCGTCGCTCTGGAAGACGACCCCGAGAGCAGCTACCGAGCCCTGCTGGCCCGCCGCCTGTCCAGTCTGCAGCCCACCGCCCGCAGCCCGGTTTTG GAACTGATCTCCTCACCGCTCGGAAGCAGATGTTCACAGActgacagccaatcagagagctcCGAGAGTAATAACCAGGTTAAATCTG GCACCCTCACAGCGACCAATCCCAGTTCAGCATCCCAGGAGCAAAGTCAAGTTCTGCACATCTGCCTTCCTCCAAACAAGAGAAA GTGTGCAACAGACGACGCTGATATGGATTCCAGAGCTGATTCTACCACACACTGCATTCAGTCGGAAG agGGAACTTCTCAGCTTGGTTTCCTCGAGCTTTCTCAGAGTCAGGATCTGCGTGGTGAAGTGGTGAACAGTCAGGTGGAGGACAACAACATTGCCATCCCTCAGCCAGACAGTGAGAGATGCGCCAAAATAG CAGAAAAGAACATCAGCTCAGTGAGTCAGGACAACAAATCAGTGAG ATCGGAGGTGAGCTCCAGCAGCTCATCAGCTTCTCCAGGTCAGTCGGGGAGGCAGCTGAGTGTCCAGGTTCTGCTACATTCGCAGGGCCTTCAAGTTTCTAGTGAGCAGGACCAGCAGGACTGTGAGATCCTGTCGTCACAGGAGGACCTGTTTGATGCAGACAAGACAG GTGCTGCAGTAGACAGCACAGTGTCAGAGCCTGAGCAGCAGGGTCACCCCACCCCAACACCAGCCCACACCTTGCGACTGCTGCATCTGTCTGGACAGGGAACACTGGTGCAGGAAAGTCTATCCCA GAGCTCTGTTGATTACGTTGCCCCCACCCCAGACAACTTCACCCACACCCCTTTAATTGTTCCCAGCTCACCTACCGGACCAGAGAATGAACACG GTGCAGATGAACCGATGGATACTTCACTTCCCCCAGAAGATCGAGCAgtggaaaaggaggaagagcCAATGGAGACGGAGGCGGTCTCTAAGCCACACCCATCTGCTTCTACTCCTGTATCCCAGAATTCCCCTGGTTTTGTGTTGGAAAGGACTCTGTCTTTACCCTCACAGCCAGAATTCTCTCAT gACGTGTTTGTCCCAACACAGAGCCAGGAGAATCCACAACAGTCCAATAAGAAGGCATCATTATCTCATGAGCCACAGTCTCAGCATCTAGAGTCAGTTTCATTCACTATGCCTTTGCAACtctctgaaaacacagagagcagtaGCTTAGCTCAGCAGACCTCAGAGCAGATTGAGGACAGTCAGGCCACACAGATAGAGGAACTGGAAGATCCACCCGGTGTTGACACTAGCGACTCTGTGATTTCACGCTGCAATCAGAGGTGCGAGAGCAATGGCGTCTCCTCAGAATCACAAACTGCTACCAGCTCCAAAGCTTCCGTCTCTGCTGCATCACCAAAGCATTGCAGCGAATGTGCCAAGGTCGAGCAACCCAATCTGTCGCGAAAGTCAGATTTGCACAAAAAAACTACTTTGAATCTacaaaatgtgaatgtaataGACAGCAAGACTGACGGCAAAGATGTGAGCTCTGCTGACACGGTGTCTTGTTCTCAAACAAAGTTTGATTCCATCGACCTGACTGTTAACAGCTGTGTGCAAGAGACACCCTCAGACACTACACCCTGCAGTTTGGCTTCACAGTCTGTGATCTCTCAGACATCTGCTGTGAATGTTGTGAAGAGTTCTGTAGATGTAGGAGAAGGAACTGCGAAGGGTCAGACAGGAGAATCATTGTCACAGCGATGTGGAAATGTTGgtaacacaaagacagacagagacacggTGCATGAGAGTGAGCAGGGTGTggtagaagaggaggaggaggtggtgatggaggaggctgaggaggacgTCACAGGGGGAGGTGGGGCTTCAGGAATGGCTCTGGTTCTCTCCCAGAGCCAGCTGCTGTCTCCTGAGCCCATGGAGGGAGATGAAGACCAGGAAGAGGACAGCGTCATCATGGTTacagacagcgagagagagTCCCAGATGCTTCAGAAAGATGTGACACCACAGTCGAAAGCCAACGATGCCGAGCCAGTCAGAAGCAAAGTGTCCCCCTCCACTAACGGCCATGAATCCCGGCCTCATGTGAAGGAGGTAAACACAGCTCCTGATAGGCTCTCCCAGGCTGAGAAGGCAGTGCCTGAACCAGCGGTGCTCAAAGACAAGAGCCTCAGTGATAGCTCAGGAG AGATTTCCTTCCACTTCACCCTTCCTAAAGAAGGGGAGCTGATTGGTCCTGCTGTTGGTGCCACGCCTCCTCTGATCAACCAGCTGAAGCAGACGCTCAGACACAGCACTCCCATTG agaTCAGCTCCTTTTCTGAGAAGTCAGACGTGGTGGGTGATGTCTCTGCAGATGTGACCATGGCTGCCAGCGACATTGTGTCTGGGGAAAGTGGAGAGGACACAGCAGAAAGGGGAGATGGGAAGCTGAGTCTGAGGATGAAGCTGGTGACTCCTGTTGAAGAGGGCAGCTCAGAGCGCTTCAGCCTGCAGA AACCATCTCTATCAGAAGATGATGGATCTATTGTCAAGGCTAACACAGTTTCCAAGGCTGTAAGCAG CAGCCCATCAGTATTCAGTCGAGTCAGGCAGGTGCACAGACAGCACGAGTCAGAGGAAGACAGCCAGCCTGGAGGCAACAGCGCACCTGTCAG GGGGGAACTGTTCTGTTCACCGCAGAGGAACTCCCAGGCGTCATCAATGGGATGCAACAGCTTCCccaacagccaatcagagctttCACAACAGGAAATATCAGCAGCTCCGCAGCAGAACCCCAAGGACACCCCTGGACCTGCTGATCAGTCAAATGAGAGGCATGGACCACCTGAAGCTCCAGAGCCCCCCACCTCAAACAGATCAGATGCCAGGCTGAAGCTGGTTTCCCAGCAGACCTTTGACAACACCGTTACTTCCAGTCCGTCCAACAAG GGTGAACCAGACTCTCCGTCCTTTAGAAGAACAGCAGGTCCCGTCCACCGCAGACATGTTCACACCATCCAGGAAGTGCGGACCACCGTCACAAGGATCATCACAGATGTCTATTACGAAGACGGAAAAGAGGTGGAGCGCAAAGTCACTGAG GAGTGTGAGGAGCCGGTGGTGGACTACCAGGTATTAGACAGCAACATCTCTCCGTCCCGCACAGGCAACAGCTCCGTGACCTCTGGTGACCTTGGTGACATCAGCTCTCTGTCATCCAAAGCTTCCAGCCTGCAACACAGTTCAGGAGGAACCAGCAGTAGCACTGGCCTGATCCGGCCAGAGTTCATCTTGCCCCCCGGCCGAGGGCCTAAATCCATCAG TCCCAGAAGGGGAGGTGGGCATCAACAGAGGGGTCACAGGGGTCAAAGGGCAGGGTCAATGGTCACAAAGGGCAGAGGCTACGGCACCCTGGGGTCCCGTGCCTTCATCCCGCTGACCCCCAGAGGAAGGGCTAGAAGGGGTCGGCCCCCGTCTCGCTCCTCCCCGTCCAG GGGAGGAGGTGCTGGCTCACTACAGAGACTTGGAGCTCATGGTCAGCCACTGTCCTCCTCAGAGGATGAGCCCTACACCCGAATGCTCCCCCCACGCCTCCCCATCAGCCCCTCACTCATCGAGCTCCCCAGCCACTCCGACTCCCTTAGGTCATCTCCGGAGGAGGCGAGCTCAGTTGGAAGCAGCTTTGTCGGCCTGCGGGTGGTGGCTAAGTGGTCGTCCAACGGCTACTTCTACTCAGGCCGCATAATCAAAGACGCAGGGGAGGGCAGATACCGCCTGCGATTTGACGACGGCTACGAGTGCGAGGTGGCGGGGAAGGATATCCTGCTGTGTGATCCCATCCCCCTGGAGACGGAGGTCACCGCCCTGCTGGAGGACGAGTACTTCAGCATAG GTGTTGTGAAGGGCCATAAAACCGAGGGCCAGGAGCTGTTCTACAACGTGGAGAGGGAGGGCCAGAGGCAGTGGTACAACAGGACCTCAGTCATCCTGTCACTGGAGCAGGGAAACAGGCTGAGGGAACAGCACAGCCTCGGGCCATATGAGCCCTCCACTCCCCTGACCAAGGCCTCAGACATCAGCCTTG ACAACCTGGTGGAGGGGAAGCGGAGACGCAGAGGAAACTCTGGGGGTCAAAACACACCAAACcgcagctcctccagcagccCCAGGACCCCCAGGACCCCCGGGCCCTCCGGCAAGAGGAAGCTGCTGAACTCAGAGGATGTGCGGACGCCATCTAAGAGAGGCCGCAGGGGGGCGGGCGCCAGAGCCG CCCAGCGGATCGGTGTGTGTAACACCTCCGGCAGCGGCACAGATCTTCCTGGTCAGTCCTGTGATGTGGCAGAGAGTCATGGCCCTCTGCCCCAGAATGCGTCGCTCTTCATGGGCTTTGCCTTCATGCTAACAGCCTCGTCTGAGAGCGACCGACTGACCAACAAGCTCAGCAGCGACGATGAGGAGG CAGATTATGTGCAAACAGGTCCGTACAACAAGGCGTACACAGAGTCCCAGCTGCAGGCAGGTGGAGGCTTCATCCTGCCCAACTTCAACGAAGAACAG TGCAAAGCTGCCTACCAGAGCCTGCTCATTGCAGACCAGCACTGTCGTACCAGGAagtatttgctgtgtttggCCAGTGGTGTGCCATGTGTGTCACATATATGGGTGCGAGACTGCTGCAAAGAGAACAAGCTGCTGAACTACAGGAATTACCTGCTGCCTGCTGGTGTGGGGTCAGATGATGCTATCATCGAATG GCACCCGCGCTGCAGTCCGTTCAAAGCCCTGCGCGTCCTCCTCGTGTTTGAGAAGCCAGTGGAGCTTTGGGCACAGCTGATCACCATGGGTGGAGGTTCGTCTGTCCGACACTTCCAGGCAGAGAAGGACGGCTCCG ctGCAGACATTCCTGCTGGCAAGTATGACGTGGTGGTGACAGACCACACCTGTCCTCCGTCGCTGGTGAATAATGTGACATCACAGGAAGTACCGCTGGTGTCTCCTGAGTGGCTCATTCAGAGCCTCATCTGTGGGGAGCGGCTGGGTTTCAGTAGCAAGCCTCAGTTTCACCACGACTACTCCTCGTAA